Proteins from one Athalia rosae chromosome 8, iyAthRosa1.1, whole genome shotgun sequence genomic window:
- the LOC105684907 gene encoding WD repeat-containing protein 35 isoform X2 has protein sequence MFVYLSKKIAIPNNFRLNCMAWNQRQGFIAIGGEDGLLKVLRVDSSSNGTMSKSQGLAAANNLSMNQTLEGHNGHVQVVTWNEEHQKLTSSDQHGVIIVWMLYKGSWYEEMINNRNKSVVRGMAWSSDGQKICIVYEDGAVIVGSVDGNRIWGKDLKNTLLTGVQWSPDGKLLLFSVKSGEVHLYDNQGIFLMKLNMLPLKFDKLQTVVTLHWYNGKNGSIALDAPVLAVFYQNGKIQLMTSENDHTPVVVETGMNIVCGCWNSCGSLIAVTGIVPLVVNGETRDSNVIQFYTPLGEHVRTLKIPGREVTSCTWEGGSLRVALSIDSHIYFANIRPDYKWTYFSNTVVFASETIGRDGTCVTFWNTNSNLKYTKNVKALISIASYGEHCVLAVKNNVIQTAERFALLVCNTIATPVDIKYMEIEPLWVAMTDSSKTRRDRAYHVDDTPTGVTEVLQDLDKDRIFETPIKTKATVDSICCVTASEKILLIGRESGMIQRYSLPQVTLTNRYAVSSRPCKLAVNSNSSRASIIDNSGILTMLNLEPQKNLDEEGSDDISKFERKDVWAMCWAQDNPALLAIMEKTRMYVLRSIDPEEPILCSGYICSFQDLEIRCVLLDDLMQKSEDTRRDLILDLEVKSLRDTRELLAKVGLKEAKTFIQDNPHPRLWRLLAESALNNLDLETAENAMVRCTDYLGIQFIKRLQNVNNDQLKKAEIAAFLGNYDKAEKLYLDFDRRDLAITLRQKLGDYFRVIQLMKMGIGGSDKQMEHAYNKVGDFFAERQNWEGAKEYYEKGSNLERLVHCYYKLEEYHGLAGTIDQLPDKSPLLKKIGTMLASVGMCSQAVLAYIKYGDVKMAVDTCVRLNHWNQAVELAKTYKMAQIGELLNKYAVHLLSNGKMLQAIELYKKANYYLEAAKLLFDLAVEQAKWRRDPLRIKKIYVLAALLVEDHIKSAPAPKVGRSNIVMGLTECNKDTKVIEEAWRGAEAYHFLLLTHRQLYGGEADAAMKTALRLREYEDILNAEDIYCLIALSSCINRAFAACSKAFIKLEALEKITEAKREDYEELALTIFTKYPPRDSRNTKSECVTCETLVPDWCVACPNCATRFPGCVITGKPLMDISHGWICTVCRHHAATEHDIVNITSCPLCHSIITYM, from the exons ATGTTCGTAtatttgagcaaaaaaatcgCCATCCCGAACAATTTTCGATTAAACTGTATGGCCTGGAACCAACGGCAGGGTTTCATAGCTATTGGTGGTGAAGATGGTCTTCTGAAGGTCCTGAGAGTAGATTCTAGTTCCAATGGCACAATGTCTAAAAGCCAGGGCTTAGCAGCAGCAAATAATTTAAGCATGAATCAGACTTTAGAAGGACACAATGGTCATGTTCAAGTCGTCACATGGAACGAAGAACACCAGAAGTTGACATCAAGCGATCAGCATGGCGTTATAATAGTTTGGATGTTGTACAAAGGCTCTTGGTATGAGGAAATGATAAACAATCGTAATAAATCAGTTGTCAGGGGAATGGCGTGGAGTTCTGATGGGCAAAAAATTTGCATTGTATATGAGGATGGTGCTGTCATTGTTGGGTCAGTAGACGGTAATAGAATATGGGGAAAGGATCTAAAGAATACCTTACTGACTGGAGTGCAATGGTCGCCCGATGGCAAGCTGTTGCTCTTCAGCGTTAAAAGTGGAGAGGTTCATCTTTATGATAACCAAGGGATATTCCTAATGAAGCTCAACATGCTGCCATTGAAGTTTGACAAACTACAAACAGTTGTTACCCTGCATTGGtacaatggaaaaaatgggTCCATTGCTCTCGATGCACCAGTATTAGCAGTGTTTTACCAAAATGGGAAGATTCAGTTGATGACAAGCGAAAACGATCATACTCCAGTCGTTGTTGAAACAGGTATGAACATAGTTTGTGGCTGCTGGAATAGTTGCGGATCTCTGATCGCTGTCACAGGCATAGTGCCCCTTGTTGTCAATGGGGAAACTCGCGACTCGAATGTAATCCAGTTTTATACCCCTCTTGGAGAGCATGTCAGAACCCTGAAAATTCCTGGAAGAGAAGTGACCTCATGTACATGGGAAGGTGGATCGCTACGGGTTGCTCTATCAATAGATTCACATATTTACTTTGCTAATATCCGCCCGGACTACAAATGGACATATTTCAGCAACACAGTAGTATTTGCGAGTGAAACAATTGGAAGAGACGGAACATGCGTGACATTCTGGAATACTAATAGTAACCTTAAATACACAAAAAATGTCAAAGCTCTCATCTCTATTGCTTCGTACGGAGAACACTGCGTTCTTGCAGTAAAAAACAATGTGATCCAAACAGCTGAAAGATTTGCTTTGTTAGTATGCAACACGATAGCAACCCCTGTGGATATTAAATACATGGAAATAGAGCCACTGTGGGTAGCTATGACAG ATTCAAGCAAAACAAGGAGAGATAGGGCTTATCACGTTGATGATACTCCGACTGGGGTAACAGAGGTCTTACAAGACTTGGACAAAGATAGAATATTTGAAActccaattaaaacaaaggCTACCGTTGATTCGATTTGCTGTGTCACTGCATCAGAGAAAATTCTTCTCATTGGAAGAGAGTCAGGGATGATTCAGAGATACTCGCTACCACAGGTGACTTTGACAAATCGCTACGCTGTGTCTTCAAGACCCTGCAAATTGGCAGTGAATTCAAATTCGAGCAGGGCATCAATCATAGACAATTCTGGGATCCTGACAATGCTTAATCTTGAACCACAGAAAAATCTGGACGAAGAAGGCAGCGATGATATTAGTAAGTTTGAGAGAAAGGACGTGTGGGCCATGTGCTGGGCACAGGATAACCCTGCACTTTTGGCCATTATGGAAAAAACTAGGATGTACGTCTTGCGTAGCATAGATCCGGAGGAGCCTATATTGTGTTCTGGGTACATATGCAGCTTCCAAGACCTCGAGATTCGCTGTGTTCTGCTGGACGACCTTATGCAGAAATCTGAAGACACAAGACGTGACTTGATTTTGGATCTAGAAGTTAAGTCCTTGAGAGATACGCGAGAACTATTAGCTAAAGTTGGGCTCAAAGAAGCCAAAACTTTCATCCAAGACAATCCCCATCCTAGGCTATGGAGACTCCTGGCAGAATCGGCCCTCAATAATCTTGATTTAGAAACTGCAGAGAACGCTATGGTCCGGTGTACCGATTATCTCGGAATCCAATTCATTAAGAGACTGCAAAATGTTAATAATGACCAGCTTAAAAAAGCAGAGATTGCAGCCTTTTTAGGAAATTATGACAAAGCTGAGAAACTCTATCTAGATTTTGACCGCAGGGACCTGGCAATAACGTTGCGTCAAAAGCTTGGAGATTATTTCCGCGTCATACAATTGATGAAGATGGGCATCGGTGGGTCAGACAAACAGATGGAACATGCGTACAACAAGGTTGGAGATTTTTTCGCTGAACGGCAAAATTGGGAGGGTGCCAAAGAGTATTACGAGAAAGGTAGCAATTTAGAAAGGCTTGTACACTGTTACTATAAACTCGAAGAGTATCACGGGCTAGCCGGGACAATTGATCAACTTCCGGATAAAAGTccgctgttgaaaaaaattggaacgatGTTAGCTTCGGTGGGGATGTGCTCGCAAGCAGTGTTAGCATACATAAAATATGGAGATGTCAAGATGGCAGTCGACACCTGTGTCAGACTAAATCACTGGAATCAAGCAGTTGAACTTGCAAAAACTTACAAGATGGCACAGATAGGTGAGCTGCTTAACAAGTATGCAGTGCATCTTTTGTCAAATGGTAAAATGCTGCAAGCCATTGAGCTCTATAAGAAGGCAAATTATTATCTTGAGGCTGCAAAACTATTGTTTGATTTAGCGGTGGAACAGGCCAAGTGGAGAAGGGACCCTCTGAGGATAAAAAAGATCTACGTTCTCGCTGCTTTACTAGTTGAGGATCACATCAAAAGTGCTCCAGCTCCAAAAGTAGGACGTAGTAACATCGTCATGGGGTTAACGGAGTGCAATAAAGACACTAAAGTGATCGAGGAAGCCTGGCGAGGTGCCGAAGCCTACCATTTTTTGCTGCTCACTCACAGACAGCTCTATGGCGGAGAGGCTGATGCTGCAATGAAAACGGCGCTGAGGCTTAGAGAATATGAGGATATATTAAATGCTGAAGACATCTACTGCTTGATAGCCCTGTCAAGCTGCATTAATCGGGCGTTTGCAGCATGTTCGAAGGCATTCATAAAACTGGAAGCTTTAGAGAAAATTACTGAGGCTAAACGTGAGGATTATGAGGAACTGGCACTGACAATCTTCACTAAATATCCACCGAGAGACTCTCGAAATACCAAATCTGAGTGTGTTACCTGCGAAACACTGGTACCCGACTGGTGTGTTGCGTGTCCAAATTGTGCAACAAGATTTCCTGGGTGTGTTATAACAGGAAAACCACTCATGGATATTAGTCACGGATGGATCTGTACGGTCTGCAGACATCATGCCGCCACAGAACACGACATTGTCAATATTACTTCCTGCCCACTCTGTCACAGCATTATTACGTACATGTGA
- the LOC105684907 gene encoding WD repeat-containing protein 35 isoform X1, translating to MFVYLSKKIAIPNNFRLNCMAWNQRQGFIAIGGEDGLLKVLRVDSSSNGTMSKSQGLAAANNLSMNQTLEGHNGHVQVVTWNEEHQKLTSSDQHGVIIVWMLYKGSWYEEMINNRNKSVVRGMAWSSDGQKICIVYEDGAVIVGSVDGNRIWGKDLKNTLLTGVQWSPDGKLLLFSVKSGEVHLYDNQGIFLMKLNMLPLKFDKLQTVVTLHWYNGKNGSIALDAPVLAVFYQNGKIQLMTSENDHTPVVVETGMNIVCGCWNSCGSLIAVTGIVPLVVNGETRDSNVIQFYTPLGEHVRTLKIPGREVTSCTWEGGSLRVALSIDSHIYFANIRPDYKWTYFSNTVVFASETIGRDGTCVTFWNTNSNLKYTKNVKALISIASYGEHCVLAVKNNVIQTAERFALLVCNTIATPVDIKYMEIEPLWVAMTGNVVIVASRNNFILWNFRTPRNSALDSSKTRRDRAYHVDDTPTGVTEVLQDLDKDRIFETPIKTKATVDSICCVTASEKILLIGRESGMIQRYSLPQVTLTNRYAVSSRPCKLAVNSNSSRASIIDNSGILTMLNLEPQKNLDEEGSDDISKFERKDVWAMCWAQDNPALLAIMEKTRMYVLRSIDPEEPILCSGYICSFQDLEIRCVLLDDLMQKSEDTRRDLILDLEVKSLRDTRELLAKVGLKEAKTFIQDNPHPRLWRLLAESALNNLDLETAENAMVRCTDYLGIQFIKRLQNVNNDQLKKAEIAAFLGNYDKAEKLYLDFDRRDLAITLRQKLGDYFRVIQLMKMGIGGSDKQMEHAYNKVGDFFAERQNWEGAKEYYEKGSNLERLVHCYYKLEEYHGLAGTIDQLPDKSPLLKKIGTMLASVGMCSQAVLAYIKYGDVKMAVDTCVRLNHWNQAVELAKTYKMAQIGELLNKYAVHLLSNGKMLQAIELYKKANYYLEAAKLLFDLAVEQAKWRRDPLRIKKIYVLAALLVEDHIKSAPAPKVGRSNIVMGLTECNKDTKVIEEAWRGAEAYHFLLLTHRQLYGGEADAAMKTALRLREYEDILNAEDIYCLIALSSCINRAFAACSKAFIKLEALEKITEAKREDYEELALTIFTKYPPRDSRNTKSECVTCETLVPDWCVACPNCATRFPGCVITGKPLMDISHGWICTVCRHHAATEHDIVNITSCPLCHSIITYM from the coding sequence ATGTTCGTAtatttgagcaaaaaaatcgCCATCCCGAACAATTTTCGATTAAACTGTATGGCCTGGAACCAACGGCAGGGTTTCATAGCTATTGGTGGTGAAGATGGTCTTCTGAAGGTCCTGAGAGTAGATTCTAGTTCCAATGGCACAATGTCTAAAAGCCAGGGCTTAGCAGCAGCAAATAATTTAAGCATGAATCAGACTTTAGAAGGACACAATGGTCATGTTCAAGTCGTCACATGGAACGAAGAACACCAGAAGTTGACATCAAGCGATCAGCATGGCGTTATAATAGTTTGGATGTTGTACAAAGGCTCTTGGTATGAGGAAATGATAAACAATCGTAATAAATCAGTTGTCAGGGGAATGGCGTGGAGTTCTGATGGGCAAAAAATTTGCATTGTATATGAGGATGGTGCTGTCATTGTTGGGTCAGTAGACGGTAATAGAATATGGGGAAAGGATCTAAAGAATACCTTACTGACTGGAGTGCAATGGTCGCCCGATGGCAAGCTGTTGCTCTTCAGCGTTAAAAGTGGAGAGGTTCATCTTTATGATAACCAAGGGATATTCCTAATGAAGCTCAACATGCTGCCATTGAAGTTTGACAAACTACAAACAGTTGTTACCCTGCATTGGtacaatggaaaaaatgggTCCATTGCTCTCGATGCACCAGTATTAGCAGTGTTTTACCAAAATGGGAAGATTCAGTTGATGACAAGCGAAAACGATCATACTCCAGTCGTTGTTGAAACAGGTATGAACATAGTTTGTGGCTGCTGGAATAGTTGCGGATCTCTGATCGCTGTCACAGGCATAGTGCCCCTTGTTGTCAATGGGGAAACTCGCGACTCGAATGTAATCCAGTTTTATACCCCTCTTGGAGAGCATGTCAGAACCCTGAAAATTCCTGGAAGAGAAGTGACCTCATGTACATGGGAAGGTGGATCGCTACGGGTTGCTCTATCAATAGATTCACATATTTACTTTGCTAATATCCGCCCGGACTACAAATGGACATATTTCAGCAACACAGTAGTATTTGCGAGTGAAACAATTGGAAGAGACGGAACATGCGTGACATTCTGGAATACTAATAGTAACCTTAAATACACAAAAAATGTCAAAGCTCTCATCTCTATTGCTTCGTACGGAGAACACTGCGTTCTTGCAGTAAAAAACAATGTGATCCAAACAGCTGAAAGATTTGCTTTGTTAGTATGCAACACGATAGCAACCCCTGTGGATATTAAATACATGGAAATAGAGCCACTGTGGGTAGCTATGACAGGTAATGTTGTTATCGTTGCATCAAGAAACAATTTTATCCTATGGAATTTCAGAACGCCAAGAAATTCTGCTTTAGATTCAAGCAAAACAAGGAGAGATAGGGCTTATCACGTTGATGATACTCCGACTGGGGTAACAGAGGTCTTACAAGACTTGGACAAAGATAGAATATTTGAAActccaattaaaacaaaggCTACCGTTGATTCGATTTGCTGTGTCACTGCATCAGAGAAAATTCTTCTCATTGGAAGAGAGTCAGGGATGATTCAGAGATACTCGCTACCACAGGTGACTTTGACAAATCGCTACGCTGTGTCTTCAAGACCCTGCAAATTGGCAGTGAATTCAAATTCGAGCAGGGCATCAATCATAGACAATTCTGGGATCCTGACAATGCTTAATCTTGAACCACAGAAAAATCTGGACGAAGAAGGCAGCGATGATATTAGTAAGTTTGAGAGAAAGGACGTGTGGGCCATGTGCTGGGCACAGGATAACCCTGCACTTTTGGCCATTATGGAAAAAACTAGGATGTACGTCTTGCGTAGCATAGATCCGGAGGAGCCTATATTGTGTTCTGGGTACATATGCAGCTTCCAAGACCTCGAGATTCGCTGTGTTCTGCTGGACGACCTTATGCAGAAATCTGAAGACACAAGACGTGACTTGATTTTGGATCTAGAAGTTAAGTCCTTGAGAGATACGCGAGAACTATTAGCTAAAGTTGGGCTCAAAGAAGCCAAAACTTTCATCCAAGACAATCCCCATCCTAGGCTATGGAGACTCCTGGCAGAATCGGCCCTCAATAATCTTGATTTAGAAACTGCAGAGAACGCTATGGTCCGGTGTACCGATTATCTCGGAATCCAATTCATTAAGAGACTGCAAAATGTTAATAATGACCAGCTTAAAAAAGCAGAGATTGCAGCCTTTTTAGGAAATTATGACAAAGCTGAGAAACTCTATCTAGATTTTGACCGCAGGGACCTGGCAATAACGTTGCGTCAAAAGCTTGGAGATTATTTCCGCGTCATACAATTGATGAAGATGGGCATCGGTGGGTCAGACAAACAGATGGAACATGCGTACAACAAGGTTGGAGATTTTTTCGCTGAACGGCAAAATTGGGAGGGTGCCAAAGAGTATTACGAGAAAGGTAGCAATTTAGAAAGGCTTGTACACTGTTACTATAAACTCGAAGAGTATCACGGGCTAGCCGGGACAATTGATCAACTTCCGGATAAAAGTccgctgttgaaaaaaattggaacgatGTTAGCTTCGGTGGGGATGTGCTCGCAAGCAGTGTTAGCATACATAAAATATGGAGATGTCAAGATGGCAGTCGACACCTGTGTCAGACTAAATCACTGGAATCAAGCAGTTGAACTTGCAAAAACTTACAAGATGGCACAGATAGGTGAGCTGCTTAACAAGTATGCAGTGCATCTTTTGTCAAATGGTAAAATGCTGCAAGCCATTGAGCTCTATAAGAAGGCAAATTATTATCTTGAGGCTGCAAAACTATTGTTTGATTTAGCGGTGGAACAGGCCAAGTGGAGAAGGGACCCTCTGAGGATAAAAAAGATCTACGTTCTCGCTGCTTTACTAGTTGAGGATCACATCAAAAGTGCTCCAGCTCCAAAAGTAGGACGTAGTAACATCGTCATGGGGTTAACGGAGTGCAATAAAGACACTAAAGTGATCGAGGAAGCCTGGCGAGGTGCCGAAGCCTACCATTTTTTGCTGCTCACTCACAGACAGCTCTATGGCGGAGAGGCTGATGCTGCAATGAAAACGGCGCTGAGGCTTAGAGAATATGAGGATATATTAAATGCTGAAGACATCTACTGCTTGATAGCCCTGTCAAGCTGCATTAATCGGGCGTTTGCAGCATGTTCGAAGGCATTCATAAAACTGGAAGCTTTAGAGAAAATTACTGAGGCTAAACGTGAGGATTATGAGGAACTGGCACTGACAATCTTCACTAAATATCCACCGAGAGACTCTCGAAATACCAAATCTGAGTGTGTTACCTGCGAAACACTGGTACCCGACTGGTGTGTTGCGTGTCCAAATTGTGCAACAAGATTTCCTGGGTGTGTTATAACAGGAAAACCACTCATGGATATTAGTCACGGATGGATCTGTACGGTCTGCAGACATCATGCCGCCACAGAACACGACATTGTCAATATTACTTCCTGCCCACTCTGTCACAGCATTATTACGTACATGTGA